tatatttaaattctaTTTGAAATGCATAAAGTTCCTTTAGCACGATTTTCATCAATTATCATGCAATATCTTTGAATGGGTTTCCTTTTGACattcttatataattttataaaaaatttttttaataatgctTGTAAAACAGAAGCCTATGTTATGGTCATTATTAAGAgtaattaaacaaacacaaccCACTTTATAATGAGGtctatgtcaaaatttaaaaagaacgGATGGCTTCTATAATTCAACCACGCTGTCAAAAGAAATGGAAATTTAAAAGAAGTCCTAcataactttttgtttttttaacgaTGTCTCAAGAGAAGtcatttcacatttttgttctGTTAGCGACGTCTCAAATCTTGTGTTAGACAATGGAAACGTGAAACCATAAAGTACTGGAATCACAATTTCTTCCTGTAAATGTTATTGGATCATCTTTTACTTCCGACGAAAATAAgtggacaatattttatttcctgTTAATATTATTGGTCAAATTTACGATTGGCTCCAAAATTTAAAGATATTGACCAAAGGGTATATATTgatagaacaagaaaaaaaattcaaaaatctttCTAAAtctattataaaatttcaaagttaATCAGTAAAGTCAAAATGCCAAAACGCAAAGTTTCGTACCTAAAAAGGTCGATTTTTTGGCCCTGTGGTGACTGCAGACAGAACTGCTCCAAGAACTCAGTACAGTGTGACTCTTGCAATTCATGGTACCACTATGACTGTCAACAGTTATCATTACAAGACGTCGATTTCTTGGTAACATCGAGCTGTTCTACGTTCTGTAATTTGACCTGTTTGAAAGAAGAAGTAGGGTCAACCTACTCTTATTCATCTGGCTTACTTCGTcttaatttggtaattttatgtttttatattaaaaaaatattgcaattttgcacaatttttgtaaattttgtttcatACGCTAAATTTCTTAATCTGTTGAATCGGTTTAATCTTTTTATTACTTACGCGTGTCAGGATTTGTTAATTCAAAATGTATATAGCACAATTGTTAATTGCGATTTATGATAATTAAGTTATTGATTATCACATTTAACATATTTATCACCGACGCGTGTCAAATTTGTTAATTCATCTTTCTTATTAAGTTACGGAATATAATatgtttatgaaatttacaatttgttaattttatattttaaatatttgacattgaatttgttttctatttcttaCCGAGGACGGCTTTATTTTTGATAAGTGATTGATTATcacatttaacatatttattaacGACGTGtgtcaagttttattttaaaattcatcttTCTTATTAAGTTACGGCATATTATATGTTAATGAAGTTTATAATTTGGTaactttatatattatatgttcatgaagtttataatttggtaattttatatattatatgttcaTGAAGTTTACAATttggtaattttatattttaaattttgatattgaatttgttttctaTTCATCACCGAGATAGGCTTCATTAATTCAAAATGTATATAGCacattattaattgttatttgcaATTAATCATGGATTATCACCTTTAACATATTTATCAACGTCCGACGCGTGTCAAgttttgttaattcatttttctttttatttaagttacggaattaaatatgtttatgaaaattacatttggtaattttatattttaaattttgacatcgAATTGGTTTTCTAAttggcaaaaccttttggaaCTTAATATTAATGGATGGGGGATGAAATTAGGGTAATTAAGTGAACAACAATGATGgatctttttgaaaatattgatggtccttaaaaggacctttGTAAAATCCATCAAGCTGATATATTACTCAATTTTTTCTTCATCCTCATCGCTGCTCAATTCTGGTAGGTTGTCGAGGGCGTCTTCCATTTGCCTGTCCTCCAATTGGTCAATTTCGTTAGCCACCTTTAATTTTCTATACTGGTCACTAAGAACATAGGTTTCATTTGACAATCTCTTTAATTCTAACATGCACCCAATTTGTTCATTGCGATCTGTAATCGCTGCCatgttatcaaatagtttgtaAAATTCTTCATTCAATAGATAAATCTCACTATGGAGTTTTTCCAATAGAGTACGGTTGTTGAACATATCCATCCAAATACAGCCTTAAACATCATATAATATCGAAATAAAGTCTGAAATGTAATTTTCCCCCTGTCCAATGAAACTGATAGAATTATAGAGTAAGACTCCGCTTATTTCGATATAATGGTGTTTTTGTCCAGAATAAATGACAAATACAGCCTTTAACATCATTATATCAAACAAATTAGAAATGCCAAGTACCgtaataaactgaaaacacagcCTGCTTATGCCAATGTTGCTGATGAAATTCTTGCCGTTGTCGGGATGCTCGATACACATCCGTTCGTACAACAAATAATTCACAACAAGAATCAAGTACCAGCAATAGTGTGTTACACGGACAACCAAATAACAGATTTGAGACATTTTCTTGCACAAAAGTCCGAGCATCCTCTTGGTGTTGATAGAACATTTAATCTGGGAAGTTTTTATGTCACATCCATTGTTTACAAGAACCTGCGGGTAAacagaaaagaaacaaaagaccATCCAATCTTTGCAGGACCAATGCTTCTACACAAGGATGCGTCATACAAAACATACAGAGCCTTCTTTTCAAACATTTCTGCCACACTTGAACTACCCATTAATGATGTTGAACTTCGTCTCCACGAAAATATAGAGTTTGGCAGTGATGACGAAAAAGCTATGACCAAGGCGATAGAAAATGCATTTCCAACTGCCAAACGAAGATTGTGCACAAAacatttaaaggacaatgtacAACATTACCTTCAAGATCGTGTTGGTGTTAGCACCCAAGAAAGAAAAACCATCATCAACACAATTTTTGGAGATCAAGGAATTGCAAGCGCAGACGACACATTGCAATTTGCAAGGGCAGATTCGGAGCTCAAGGACTTGTGTGCAAATCATCCTCAGTTCCTGAAATATTACGAACAAAGTTTTAAGCCACGAGTTGAAGAATTCGTTAATGCACCCAATAGACGTTTAGGCACTAAGCAAATGTGGACGAACAACAATGCAGAATCCATGAACCGGGTGATGAAAGTGGCAGTCAACTGGAAGCCCCAACATGCACCAGATTTGGTTGATAAACTATTTGACATGGTGGACTTCCAGTTCATTAATCTACGGTCAGCCCTTCATCATTCTGGGGACTACATGCTGGTCAACTCATACAAACAGTACACTATAGCAGATGCCATCTGGAAAACAAAATCAGACGAGGAAAAACGAAAGCTCTTTAATAATTTCCTGCAGGAcagtaaaaaaagaaaacacgAAAATATCATAACTTCATCCGATGGACTATACTCTGTTGTGAACAAGGCTAAGTCAATAGCCAAGAAACCTATGCAGAGAAAGAGACCAAGAACAGAAAGAGCCGAAAAAAGACATTAATGTatttattgaattgttttgttattgatgttatcaaattaaaattttcaacttaattttatatctctttattattattgaaatttgacCACAGACAAGACTTATCTAAACTAGAATTTTTTCACTTGAAATTTGAGgaagacacacacacacacacacaaacaaacgtaAATCAGTCTTCGACCTTCAATTTCCAACAAGAAAAAATTATATTGGTACAATTCTATGTGGTTTTCTCGATAATTGGTCTTACATTAATTTTTAGTCTGGTCCCAATTAAAGGCCAAGTCGATTGGGGTCGTAAGGACAATGAGTCGACACTagattgaaatttttaatttgtttgactAATAAAGTCATATTATAGACATAATTAGCAATAACAACAACTGCAATGTCTGAATTGTTACTATTTAGGAGTTCTGTGGCATATTATATGTGTTCTGTGGTATATTTTTAGTGTTCTGTGGTATTCTGTGGTGTTCTGTGGTAAAAAGACGCTCCCTGTAGAGgatttgttcccaacctgatgaACATCTCATATGAACATTCTAAAATGTCCTATGCATTATTTTGGGCTGCTCAGGGCTATTGTCCAACCTGAAGCTGTGAAATCATAACTATTATAGTCCCTATTATATTTTATGACAATCTCAATGATCATGAGAGTTGCTGATCCACAGCACCCAAACTGTTGTCTGATGAggttgtctttttttgttttggtcataAATCTTGATCTGTTAGTGGCAAATACTTACTGGCAATCTTTAACTACCTCCTCTTGTGTTCTAACTTGAACTGGAGCTATATGATCTACTTTGTCCTCGAAATTGCAGAAACATTTTGTGATTTTTTCATCAAATGTATTCACCAAGTCTTCCAATGATTCAGACACCGTTTCCGCGAAGTTTTCAGAATGTTCACTTTCTTCATGAGCAGTTGACATGTCCGTGTTTAAAAGGCTACTTGTTTCACTTACACCTTGAAAATCACTATACTCTGCAAGTTCCTCATTCTCAAATTTTGCAAGTGGAGCCTCGAAATGTAGCTCCGCCATTTTCATTCCCCGCATCCTGACATCTCTGACCTTCACcttttagataatttttttatttagactGAAGTGTTCATTTCATTAGAAGAAAGACAACTCAACACAGGCACTTATCTGAAAAAAATCATGTGCACGATACTATTTGGATATCTTAGGCTATAAAGGTTATTTTCGGGAGAAAGGTGCCTGTGCTGAAGCTgaaatgttaaataaattttcacaatttattAATAGACACGGCCATAGAAAGACAAATCAAGTGGCTcctttcacaaatattttatcctgattttgtCTACCATATAATCAGAGACAAAGGTCTCTGATATAATGTAATACAAATATTTCCTCAGTAATCATAAGATGTGCACAGAATCTTTTTCCAACATCACTTGGTTAATCGACACAAAAAGGGGTCCTTCAAATAAAAATCCTGTTTCAAAACATTGACTGGCTTATCTAATTTTCAGATTCTCGAATTCCAATTATAATAATGTGGGAGGGATTGTTTATTTTATCCCCAATTCAATCACTATTAACCATGCAGACTATATCTTGACGACCAGTTTTAGTGGCAGACCATCTTAGCAGTTGGGGTCATATTGTTTAACACTTGTCTGTTATATTACGCAACGAACAATTTTACGGACTTGTTTTCTAAACTTCTTCTAATATTGAGCTGATATTTAGTGTGAGAGTCTACAGTGAGTGCCAAATATTTTTTGTAGATTATTGGAGAGTCGTTTTATTGGCTATCaaaccacatcttattttcattgTGCACAAATATTATAAATCAATTACTATCCAAACTTATCTGTGTCCACACtagtttgagaaaaaaaactttaacccaaaatgttaaacaaaatttaactGCTAAAAGATTTGATCTATTTTTCAGAAAACAGAAGAGAAAAAATTCATTCTAATTTTAGGCTGGACATGATACAATATCTTTTGACCACGAAAGTCTTCCAAGACAGTCCAATTTTCTTTCCATAAAGGTTTGAAAAGAAGAAGTGTCTTGAAAAAATTAACCATTTCCTGTAACTTACTGTTATTAAACTGTGGAAAAGCTGAGTCAATTTAACAGTAAAATAgggaaaaaattaacaaaaatgattttcaaaaggagtaggtccgataagggccgattttggcctcaaatttcaggttcatctaacgaaagattttggacactttttaaacacttaagtgtctatttcaattgattcaattagtttatgtgaaagattttaactgatttagtcattaaaaacgctccgattctagctaaaatatgaaaaatctatcaaatatgccaaaaaacatcacttttcagttggtttttgtcaaaaatgaaagtggccgcatccgtgttcatccccaacctttatatatgttatgtattatcatcaaatacaacttacatctcaatattatgaatgaacacgaatgcggccactttcatttaagacggaaatcgtctaaaatttaacaaaaatgcttaaattgtgaggatttcagtaatttagcatgactttatgatgctagtatcCGATATATGCGTATGATATGGTCAAAAACagccaatatttatgtagcagaagcattcttctttccaataaatactagtagctaaaagattacattttcacaattttgtaaaactgctctattttggggccaaaaaggggtcttactgaacctactcctttacccCGGATAGGGTCTTTTGAGCATTTAACAAATCTTATAATCAAGAAGGTTTGACAGAGATATTGAGGTCTTTTAAAGTTTTACTAGGACACATACAAAGACAGAATGTAGGAAGTCCTATGTATGCCAAGTCTTGTCTCTGAAAAATAGTTACCATGTTACTTTAACATAATATAGTTTGAGCCATGTAATCTTCATTGGAATGTTGACTTGCAAATGATAAGACAAGTGCATACCAAATAACATTAACTTGGTTAATCTTTATATCATAAACTTTGCAACATTCTGTCAATACCATAATAGACAGGTGGAGCAACATAAACTCAATGGGAATGAGATGTGACAATGCCAATACATCTGCATAACAAGAGTATAATTGACCAACCACTAGTGGTTCCctttaaactgacctaatcattAACTAATTTTTTTCATCGACAATGGAAATAGCACGTCTTAAGTTTTGCTTTTTTGAGTTTGAGACTGCTTATAAATGATAACGCTTTGATATTTGATAACCATAGAATTGTTGtttcaataaaataatgaaaattctaCACCCATGCTAAATATTTGTTCAAATTATATCAGTATAAAGCAATCTGGCACTCTCATGAGAAGAAACATGTAATAATGTACTGTGTGCGATTAGAAATCAAGAGAAATATGGTGCACCCAGAATGTTGTTTCCAATATATTTAACGGTTCAAACCAATGTAACatgattaatttatgttttaactgGTTTTTAACTATCTCACTGTTTAACAAATTTTGTCATTATTAAGATCATTCAAGTTGTGCTTTTacacaccactgtcccatgtgaGTGAACAATAGAGATTTGCAAATAtggactttgcttattgttgaagggtTTTCAGTGACCTATAgcagttaatttctgtgtcatttggtctcttgtgtcgagttgtcttattggcaatatcacatatttatatattaatctaGTTGCATTTTGAATGCatctgtccctagtcaggagcatgtaattaaGTTGTGGTCCTTGgtcatttattttgttaaaacttttttttagtttgaaaagtttaacattttgtcatgtgAGTTTTTCAATTATATTGTATGAGTATTATTCATTTTTGAATGCCATACAGTGACATTTTAATGCTATGTCTATATGTTTTATTCTCTGGTGGTTGACTTGTTGGTtatcattcttattttttttaaactttgactTGTCTCAGCAACCACAGAGTAACAGGATCCACAGGTCGGGTAAAACTCAGTATTCTTTGATTTTATCAGTTTGAATGGGTTTCCCTTTTTTTAAAATAGCCTtcgaatttgtttttttcaatacttttttttctgtcaaaatatCAGAAATTATCTCATAAGTGACAAATAAtatgttatttgaaataatataaatgacACTCGagatttttttggtaaattaatAAAACGAGCTTTAAATGCCTTAATCTGAAACTTATATTGACTGGCTTATTGATAAAACATGTCAaggtataaaatatttattaacataTATAATCTATCAATTTGTTTGCAAAAATATTTCTCTATAATACAGTAATGACATGAATGTGGTATGAAATGTAAAGAGACATGATCGACTTACTTACAAAACAAGCCATCATAATTCAGTTATTATCATCTGTATATACCCCATGAAATTTATTTTCccaataaatttttttaaaaagttgatcCTTTCTCAGTAAAATTCAATACAAAAACAATTTACAACCAATTAAAATTTACTTATAACTTGCAGTTAAAATGTAATTATTAGTAGtacatatacatgttttatgtaaTTCTAAGATTGAAATCAAATTCAGTATCATACatatatgaattttaaaaccAAGCTTATGAATCAGAAAGAAGAGCTATTGAATAAAATAATTAGAATTGGTTCTATTGTATGAATGTTTGTTTAACCATAAATCAACTTAAAGAGTAGTTGAAAAATGTTTTCAACACATTGATCAAATTATATATCTTAACAGAGCAATGAGGTGGTTTAATACAACCATGCTAATGCATTAAATTAAAGCTGACTATTGTTACACAACTTGATAAATCATTTGGTACTGTgacactgataaaaaaaatttgtggtATTTATAATCTTACCAAATGTACCCCTCACACTATCACATTTCCATGTTTAGTTAACTGTAAAATTGAGTTCAACTATAAATTTGCATATATTCTAAAAGTTCACATCATAATGAACATATGTGTGCCAAGTTTCAATTGGATGACATCATCATGTGACCTCAACATTGTATTAAAACTACCTTGAAATGAATCGCTATTAACCTGATACAGTCGACAAAATAAGCAATGCACATCCTGAAACAGAATGCCCCTTACTATCCTAGGTGGGACATTGTAACAATACCACTATCACAATGATTTGTCAAGGTATGCACCTGTCTTTACtaattatttcttataaaaaaataatggctTAAAAATACTCTTTTCAGTTTGGCAAGAAGTGTACCAGTGATACCAATAACATTGCAAATTAAGACCGCCAAAATAAAGAGAACTTTCTAATATTCCATCTGTTGTGTTATGTCAATAAACAGATCATCTCTTTCAGTTAATATCAAATTTAGAAAGGTGGAGTCAGTCCTTTTTTATAGTTCAAGAAGAATTTTATACAAATAGCTTTACAATTTCACCAGTTTTTCTTCAATAATATAGTACAAGCCGTTTTTGcatatttataagataaataaacaatttcaactttgtactaCGCAGTTTAATGAATTGAATATTTTAGGCTCAAACTCATTCTGTTCAATTGGAGGTACTAAATTGAGTTAGTTCTCTTTGGTAAAAAGGCAACTTTTGGAGATTTGGAGAAGAAATATCCCCCCGAAAAAAGAGACATAGCTACCTACTTCTGCAAACTAAAACTGACTAGTATCAACAAAATGTACAAGGcagaaaatgtatttacaaaatcAGATCATTTAAGTAtgctataaatataataatatagagTAATAGAATTCATAATATAgtatttacaaataacaaaacatgttttaaattattcctttatatatatacaaaagtatTGCTGTAGATGTATATCACATCAGTATTCTATCACACAAAACTCCCTTCAACAAGCTGCCAACAACTGCCATCAATTACTTCAAAAAGAACATTGCTACAAAGGTTTTACTTTTTGgtttaaaaagaaaactacacaGCAAAGAAGCTGCTTTATCATATCAgtgaaaatgccattttttttcacattattttgaaaatatggtgtttttttataattacatttttcccacttgaatgaaacaaaaaaatatgaattgcTTAGTGCTAGACTTACAAATTGAATCGACAATGAATGAATGTgctaaattatttctttttttcagatattAAACAGGAGATCATGGCATAGTTGTAAAGGGAGCTAATTCTGTTTAAGGAATGATTAAATGTCAGTCAAAACAGAACAATTATTctgactatttaaaaaaaaatatatacctatgCCTTGTTCAACTCAACTAGCTATGTATGAAACAAGACACAGCgatatattttcaacatttctttttcttctatgaaaaatttgaaaatagtcTTTTTTTCAGTTTCAACATTATTTGATTGAGTAATGCATAATCTGTTCAAACTTTTTCCCTGTTCATGTAAAACGCTTTATTATCCAAAACCTTCTAAAAACGACAACTCACTTATCAAAATATAAGTATCAGCATGATGGATATACATTTGTACACAAAATTGGCTtgtcaaaatttaagaaaaagtcTATGGACTTCCTGGCATTGGAGTGATCTACATCTAGTTTTTTAGGATTACTATTGGGTAAGAGACAATAAACCCTGGCTGCAGATCAATACCCTCTGGTTACATCTTAAACACTACATCTATAACTATACTTTGAGATCATAAACATCTTTGTCTGTATTTTTTCAACAAGAAAcactattatattttttctatgaaATACATAGATCTTTGATTCTTAACAAATGCCttctgtacaaaaataaataaaagtacttATCATACAAATGTCAATGAACAATAAATAATTGCATAtatcaaaagaataaaatattcttgatttggctcaaacatgataaaatacatgaaaacatggcttcaataaataaataatgatccATTTATAAACATATCCAATGAATACTAATGAAATGTACAACTTCACAACAAAATGTTCGTGTAAAATTAcaagtttgtttaaaaaaaaacacaagataAAACACCctgatttaaaaattcaaattaaaacttaaGTAAAATACAGTAATTATTGACCATACTGAGAAGTATATTATTGTAAGTAAACATATGGATGGATTACCTGATCAGTAGAGTGATCATACATTTGGTGTTGCAAAAAATATTAGATTCAAGCAGCCTCACAAAGACTGTCAATCAAATATTTCACAGATAACATTTCTTCGGGTAcaaatgaatttattattttttactgaGTATACAAATTTTTGGTTGTCAGTTTTCTAACAAGTAAAGTTCAAAAGATCAAAAAAATCttcaataatattaaaatgcAGAAAATTTCCTTTGAATGATAATTAAATTCCACCCAGTGCcgaacaaaatattaaaaattcttgAACTACATGTAAAggtaaataaaatgaattttctatgtcttaccattttttttatttatcttcagCCTGAAGCTATCTTAAATAGTCACAGGTTGTGCTCTTGACTTAATTgtgttcaaaatttttatttaacaAGTGTAGATCTGCATCAGTACTGTTTATCTTTTAGTCGTTTTATGATTTCCAACAACAAACTgcattataaataataataaaaatccaCAGTACGAAGAAAATTGCAACCTATTTCTATACTAACAATTTTTAAAACCTAAATGTATATGCAATTACCCCTTTAAAGATTTAAACACAAGAAAAATCATATTATTGTCTACAAGTTTTCATTTCACACTGTTAAAAGTTTATCACATTGAAGTTCCATGTCTTTTAAGTACAAATATTATACATGAATTGTTGCATTTTTATAGGATCAGTCTATTACAGAAATCACCCATCTGTTTCCTTTGTGCTATTCTAATTTATGCAAAAATAAAATAGTGAAATATAAGAGCTTGATATACATACAACGGTAAAACAAATTTTATGCCCATTCAAAGTAATAGTCTGAGGGCTTTCATCAAAACAAgcaaatgtatttataaatataagcaATGTATAGGCAAGCATAAGATTGGACTACTAGAGTTTATAAGCTGAATGCACTtttctttttgagtaaaatatgTGACCATTTCAGCAGTTTTGAAAATATTGCACATTATAAACAAGAATAAATcaattaatatttgatttatctttattccagatttacaaaaatatcttttatgtTTCAGAATAACAAGTAGAATAAGACTATGCATACCATTAATTTTGCATCACCCTTGTACTTTGGAAATGTTTTCCTTTATCTTTATACTGTCTTCTTTGAAGGTTCTACACATAAACTCAAAAATGTCATATTAATTCATTTGTTCATTAAGCATATATTAATGTTTACaattaaaattcaaattcaaattatcatTATCAAATCTCAAACTCTTTTCGTCATTCCAGCACTTTCAAAATAGATATTGCATATACCTAACATCCATTTCAAAGACACAACATGTAAAAACATGTAACTGTAATGTACAATAAAACATCACATAAACATGTTCCATCTACATTTAACTTCCTGAAGTATGCAATAGCTTAGTTCAAACAAAACGTCATGTGCTATGTAAATATGCACAATTAAgcttataaattatataacaaGTTTTGTGATTATTTTGTCTAGATTAAAACTTCAATCTCAATTTTAAATGTAGTTGGATTGTTAATGTAACACCAAGACATGAGCACTGAGTAAGGCTTTGATAAGCACTACTTCTTCCATTTATAATCACATGTACATAATTATGAAAAGTAGATTATTTTACACTTCTCAGCAAGAACAATTTAATGCATCATACTTGCACATGTATAAAACTAACAGTAGtacataaaaaatacaaactGGTTTGGAATGTTTTATAAACTGGTTTGAATTTTAGGCACAATTAAGATGTGTCTTTATATGGCAGTACTCTGATGCCTTCTAATAATgtttcaaaaacaacaaaatataaaatctcAACAGTCTATACATAACATGTcataatgattttaaattaatatGAGAATTGCACAATATGGCATGGATGTGATTCACAACCACTACCGGCACCACTGTGAACAATGACACACTACAGATATGGTCTACAAATGTTTTTGTGTCATGTCCCTACAAGAATTtgcattatattttcaatttcttctGGAAGAACTTCACTCTTACATGTAGAATTGTTTACAGAGGCATTGAACAAAGATGCATAACTTTCTGAGATGACATTTGAGTGTACCGGGAACGAGTGAATAACTTCTTCAGCACTAAGAGGTGTCAATTTCATGCTTGACGCAAGAGTTGAAAATATGTCAAAATCTGTCTGTGAGAAATCTAAATCTGCTAACATGTCTTCCACTCTTGTTGGTGATGCTGAATGAAACTGATGAGATTGGAAAAAGTCACTTTTATCACACCTTGTTCTATCGTCATGTGGTTTCAATGCATTTGGTCCTGTACAAGAAACATTGGACAATTCTACAAAAGTTTCTATTGGTGGTAGTGGACTAGTGGTTGCTTTCGATGTATTTAGcacatttgtgtcattttgtaATATATGATCATGGGTTGCATGTAAATCTGGTAAAATGTCCATTGAAATGTCAGAATTGTCATCTAGTGAAAAAGAAGCACTGTCTGGTAAACTGGACTGCACTCCATCTTTTTGAAGTTCAACTTCAATGTGTTTCAGTGTG
This sequence is a window from Mytilus galloprovincialis unplaced genomic scaffold, xbMytGall1.hap1.1 HAP1_SCAFFOLD_184, whole genome shotgun sequence. Protein-coding genes within it:
- the LOC143060895 gene encoding uncharacterized protein LOC143060895, with the translated sequence MGLKRKFDEPAETGIFQRQSILDISMFKLQSSPVKRVEPSLLRSVLILNTLKHIEVELQKDGVQSSLPDSASFSLDDNSDISMDILPDLHATHDHILQNDTNVLNTSKATTSPLPPIETFVELSNVSCTGPNALKPHDDRTRCDKSDFFQSHQFHSASPTRVEDMLADLDFSQTDFDIFSTLASSMKLTPLSAEEVIHSFPVHSNVISESYASLFNASVNNSTCKSEVLPEEIENIMQILVGT
- the LOC143060898 gene encoding uncharacterized protein LOC143060898 (The sequence of the model RefSeq protein was modified relative to this genomic sequence to represent the inferred CDS: added 38 bases not found in genome assembly), whose amino-acid sequence is MNRDNSLHAPRDTKQIRNAKYRNKLKTQPAYANVADEILAVVGMLDTHPFVQQIIHNKNQVPAIVCYTDNQITDLRHFLAQKSEHPLGVDRTFNLGSFYVTSIVYKNLRVNRKETKDHPIFAGPMLLHKDASYKTYRAFFSNISATLELPINDVELRLHENIEFGSDDEKAMTKAIENAFPTAKRRLCTKHLKDNVQHYLQDRVGVSTQERKTIINTIFGDQGIASADDTLQFARADSELKDLCANHPQFLKYYEQSFKPRVEEFVNAPNRRLGTKQMWTNNNAESMNRVMKVAVNWKPQHAPDLVDKLFDMVDFQFINLRSALHHSGDYMLVNSYKQYTIADAIWKTKSDEEKRKLFNNFLQDSKKRKHENIITSSDGLYSVVNKAKSIAKKPMQRKRPRTERAEKRH